A window of Halobellus sp. LT62 contains these coding sequences:
- a CDS encoding DUF7284 family protein: protein MNAAIDAVVCLLLVSAAVVGLVTVEQSPPPPPGRADAVADTLATTTAQVDYSLAPGVREVAASEEGPDVSDVPLDSPELDRTAHGSLAELLARATTSTSGVDFVSTASAGRNATPAPASEIPPLTRTRATFRRGVADAVRARTGATVRVDATWRPYPGAPVGGAVGVGTKPPRDGVHAATLVVPTGVEPIPRSATWDFESLGDAVAERTVAVLVPAGPAKTTLRGNDPSAALLRHRYARLETEIDGADSAENASLAEPLATEDTAAANERLAAAIAPRVTADLRARYDSPVAAADAVSVSSVRIVVRTWSASAEVR, encoded by the coding sequence ATGAACGCCGCCATCGATGCCGTCGTCTGTCTGTTGCTCGTTTCGGCGGCCGTCGTCGGCCTCGTCACCGTCGAGCAGTCGCCGCCGCCGCCGCCCGGCCGCGCCGACGCCGTGGCGGACACGCTCGCGACGACGACCGCGCAAGTCGACTACTCGCTCGCCCCCGGCGTGCGCGAGGTCGCCGCGAGTGAGGAGGGTCCAGACGTGTCGGACGTCCCGCTCGACTCGCCCGAACTCGATCGCACGGCGCACGGCAGCCTCGCCGAGTTGCTCGCGCGGGCGACGACGTCGACGAGCGGCGTCGATTTCGTGTCGACCGCGAGCGCGGGGAGGAACGCGACGCCGGCCCCTGCGTCGGAGATTCCGCCGCTCACCCGAACGCGGGCGACGTTCCGGCGCGGCGTCGCCGACGCGGTCCGCGCGCGGACCGGCGCGACGGTTCGGGTCGACGCCACGTGGCGACCGTACCCCGGCGCGCCCGTCGGCGGGGCGGTCGGCGTCGGGACGAAGCCGCCGCGCGACGGCGTCCACGCGGCGACACTCGTCGTCCCGACCGGCGTCGAGCCGATCCCCCGATCGGCGACGTGGGACTTCGAGTCCCTCGGAGACGCGGTCGCCGAGCGGACTGTCGCGGTGCTGGTGCCCGCCGGCCCCGCGAAGACGACGCTCCGCGGGAACGACCCGTCCGCCGCGTTGCTCCGGCACCGCTACGCGCGCCTCGAAACGGAGATAGACGGAGCGGATTCAGCGGAGAACGCGTCGCTCGCGGAACCGCTCGCGACCGAGGACACCGCGGCGGCGAACGAACGGCTCGCGGCCGCGATCGCCCCGCGGGTTACTGCGGATCTGCGCGCCCGCTACGATTCGCCGGTCGCCGCGGCCGACGCGGTGTCCGTCTCGTCGGTCCGGATCGTCGTGCGGACGTGGTCGGCCTCCGCGGAGGTCCGCTGA
- a CDS encoding DUF7285 family protein gives MSSSSTRESAARGPRALSPGASRAQTTPLVALIALFAVCTGLSLYATTLGAVTPDETANALAEPTLERVYDDVSEGGVVSPVGLPRDGPATPDGYLVAVVVTTPKGTWTNGRRPPEAAGRVATVGSAGVDSAGTDTDGVDSAERPVSVATVDGDVVWGTLRVWVWR, from the coding sequence ATGTCGTCCTCGTCGACGCGTGAGAGCGCCGCCCGCGGGCCGCGAGCGCTGTCTCCCGGCGCGTCGCGGGCGCAAACGACGCCGCTCGTCGCCCTGATCGCGCTGTTCGCGGTCTGCACCGGTCTCTCGCTGTACGCGACGACGCTGGGCGCGGTGACGCCGGACGAGACGGCCAACGCGCTCGCCGAACCGACGCTCGAACGGGTCTACGACGACGTGAGCGAGGGCGGCGTCGTCTCACCGGTCGGGCTCCCGCGCGACGGCCCGGCCACGCCCGACGGGTACCTCGTCGCCGTCGTGGTGACGACCCCGAAAGGGACGTGGACCAACGGTCGTCGACCGCCCGAAGCCGCCGGACGAGTGGCGACCGTCGGTTCTGCCGGCGTCGATTCTGCCGGCACCGATACCGACGGCGTCGATTCCGCCGAGCGACCAGTGTCCGTCGCGACGGTCGACGGCGATGTCGTCTGGGGGACGCTCCGCGTCTGGGTGTGGCGATGA